The sequence TCAAGCCCGGGGTGGCGCGCAACGTGCCGACCGACTCGGCGTACGCCGTGCTCAAGGCGGGGCTGGCGAAGCTGAAGTTGATCGAGTCGACGACCGCGTCGTTCGATCCGCCGCCGGGGCTGTGCCCGGGGAACTGGGCCAACTCCGACGGGACGTGTCCGCAGTGGTATCTGTACGTGTACCACGGCTTCATCCACGGGATCGGGCTCGACGTGCACGACCCGGGGCAGTTCTCGCACGTGGCGCCAAACCAGTTCCAGGACGGTGACGCCTTCACCATCGAGCCGGGGCTGTACGTGCGGGAGAACGTCTTCAAGGACCTTCCGGACACGCCGCGCAACCGGGCGATGATCGCACTCGCGAAGGGGCCGGCGGTACAGTACCGCAACACGGGCGTACGCGTCGAGGACGACTACGTGCTCAAGGGGGGGAAGCTGATCCGCATCTCGCTGGCGCCACGGGAGATCGACGAGATCGAGAAGCTGCGGAAGAAGGCGGTGGTGCAGTAGGGCCTAACGCACTGCGAACGTCAGTGTCGCCCACTTCGATTCGTAGTTGGCATCGGCGTCTCCCTTCAGGCGCTGCATGTCGATGAACTTGACGTAGTAGGTCCCAACGCGGTCGAGCGGGATGCGGGCGATGCCCTGCGCGTTGGAGCGCGTGGTGCGCTGCGCCACGCGCTCCTCGGTCGGCGTGCGGCCGCCGTACTGGATGAACTGGTTGGCCACTGTCTTGCCGTCCACCAGGACGCGCACCTCGAGCGAGGCGCCGACCTTCAGCACGTATGGATTCTGCAGTGGGACGATCTCGGCGGGGTACCCCAGGACCGTCTTGTAGCCGGAGTCGGGGCGCGCTCCCACCTGCACGAGCGCCTTCACGTGCTTGTGGTAGCGCTCTTTCGACGGTTGGCTGATCGTGCCGTCCTTCTTGCGCGCCGCCAACTCGTCAGGCATGCCGTCGTCGGCGAGGTATTGGTTGAAGTCCTTGGGCGGGAGGCCGAGGATGCGCGGGCGCGTGGAGGTGCCGAGGACGTAGGTGCCAGCGGCGCCGGTCGTGAGCGTGAAGGTGCTGGTGTCGCCGGCGATGCTCCACTGCGCGGTGTCGAGCGCCGCGCGCCCACTCGGTGAGACGATCGCTACGTCGACCAACCGGTCGCGCGTGATCGAGTTCTCGCTCTTGCTGAACGTCCCGTTGAGCAGGCGCACGAGCACGGTCGATCGCTCGGCGGCGAAGTGCGTGGCCGGGCGCAGGAACATGTCATGGGCAGCAAGGACGCCGGCCGCGACGATGATGGCGAGGGCGGAGAGGCCGGTGGCGCGTGCGAGCGTTCGCATGGAGGGCGCGGGAGACGAGGAGACGTGCTGACGAGCTGACGACCAGACGACATGATGCGCGATCATAGCCCGCGCACAAGGGCCAGGCGCAGCTGGCGCGGTTCCACCGGGTGGAAGTGGATGTCCTGGACACCACCCGCGGGTTCGCCCCGAAGCCGCGACGCGTAGTAGTACTGGATGTCGCTCGCCTTGGTGCCAAGCAGGTTGAGGATGCTCAGCTGAATGCGCACGCCGCCAACCGTCAGGCCGGATGCGGCATTCACGAGCGTTGTTGCGGCTGCGCGCACGGCGTTGGTTTCGATGAGGGGATACGCACCGAAGTGACGAACGCGGAGGCTGGCAAAGGGACCGCCCCCCGCGCTGCTCCAGGTGATCCCCGCCGCCACGACGCGCTCCAGCGCGCCCGGGATGTGGTCGGCGTCGGGCGCGACATCGCGCAGCCGTGCGCGGGCGAACGACACGTCGGCGTCGAGGCTGAGCTGGGCGATGGGGCGATAGTAGTTGGCGAAGGTGATCCCGCTTCGCCTGCTTCCATCGGTCGGTTCGGTCGTGCCGCCGTCACCGACAAAGAGCAGTTCGCTGTCGAGAGCGAGCGCCCACAGCGCCACGGTGCTACGCCACTGGCTGTTGGGCGAAACACGCAGCCCGAGCTCGGCGCCCTTCGAACGAACCAGCGGGTTCACGCGTTGGGCCGATTCGCCAGTGGTGGGATCGACGGAGATGACCGTGCCGCGGGCATCGTTGCTGTGAAAGCCCAAGCCTCCGCTCAGGTACAACTCGGAGTTGCTGGTGGGCGCGATGATGAGCGACGCCTTGGGGCTGGCGATTCCGGCGCTGCGCGTGCCGGAGTTGGCGGCAAGCACACTTCGCACGTCAAACGAATAAGCGTCGCCTCGCACGCCCAGCACCGTGCGCAGGCGTGGCCGCCATCGCGATTCCATCTCCAGATAGAGACCCGTTGCCCGCTCGGCCACGTCGTCCTGGCGGATCGTGCCGGTGCGCACGCGATCGCGCGTGCGGTGCAACCCGATGTCATCGACGAGATCGGAGCGGTGCTGCAACCCGAGCGTGAAGAGGTGTTCCACGCCCCCGGCGGAGAGCGGCTGTTTGTGTGTTGCGTTCAGCCCGATCGTGGTGCGCCCTTCGCGCTGGTTGAACTGATCACCCGCGTACTCGTTCTCGAGGAAGTAGGTGAAGTTGGAGTAGAGATCCAGCGTCGACGCGATACCGAAGAGTTGCACCTGCTGCACCGAACGGGCGCCGGCACGATCCCATTGCGCGGAGAGTGAGTACCGCGATGACGCGCCGCCGAGCGATGGATCGACTTGCCCGAAGCGGTCGAGGGTTCCGTCGGTCACGGTGCGCATGGGGATCTGGTCGGAGGCGTCCCAGTCGTTGCGATACGCCATCCCCAGCACCGAGACTCGCGACCGGCCGCGCGCGACGGCGTAGCGCGCGAGGGCGCTGAACTTCCGCAGCTGCTGTTCGAATCGCCAGGGACCGTCGTAGCGCTTCGCCTCGCCGCCGAGCAGCAGGGAACCGCGCCCAAGGTCAATCGAGGCGCCGCCAGCCGCACGCGTGTAGCCGAACTCACCGGCTCCCACGGAGAGGAACGGGCGGTCGAGTGAGCGCCGGAGCTGGAACTCGGCCCCTCCCGCACTCCCGAAGTCACCGATGGCGGCGTGGTAGTTGCCTAACCGGTAATCGATGAATTCGACCAGTTCGGGGATGATGAAGTTCAAGTCGGTGTAGCCTTGCCCGTGCGCGTGGGAGGCCATGTTGACGGGCATCCCTTCCACCTTGGTCGAGAAGTCGGTGCCGTGGTCGAGGTTGAAGCCGCGGACGAAGAGCTGGTTCGACTTGCCGTCGCCGGAGTGCTGCGTGACGATCAACCCGGGGACGCTTTCCAGCAGCTCGCCCTCGCGCATGAGGGGGCGCAGGCGCAGGTCGGCCGCGCCCACGTGTCCCTGTGAGGCGGTGGACGCGAATCCCCGGAGTTCGTCGACGCGTCCCAGCACTCGGATGGGGCGCAGGGATGGGACGCGCGTCGAGTCGAGATGTGTGCTGGAATCGCGCGACGTCTGCGCGTCGACGCGGGCACCGCGCGATGCGAGGGCCAGGACGAGCAACAGCGATATGGGCGTTAGGCGCACGAGTGGCTCCAGGGCGCTGCAGCGTGGGCGGCAAGCCAGTGTGATGCTGCCTTGGCCAGTGCGTCGCCCATGCCGGGTTCTTGCCGCCCCCGGAACCGCACGACGCGCGAGCGTGTGCGGTGTCTACGTCAGCCGTGGCCGTGTCGGATTGCTGCGCGCTCGATGCGCGCCGCGCCCGATCGGCCGCGGCCGACAGGCGCCGCTCACGGTGCCTGCGTCGACCCGGCACCCGTCCGAAAGCGCACACCTCGTCCCAAGATCGAACGCTGCCGAGACGAGCCGGGAGCCTGTTTGTACCTTCAAGTATCGCCCCCGCATCGACTTGCGCCATCGTCGTCGATGGGCACATGACTTGCTTTTCGATCGGGTTCCCCCGCTCCGGTGTGTGACCGTCATGGACCAGCTGCTCACCGACATTCGCTTCGCCGCGAGACAGATTGTCCGCGCCCCGGGCTTCACCTTCGTCGCGGTCCTGACGCTCGCCCTCGGCATCGGCGCCAACTCGGCGCTCTACTCCGTGGCCGATGCGCTGATCCGCCGGCCCAGGCCAGGGGTGGGCGAGTCGTCGTCGCTGGTGTGGATCGCCGCGACGTCGGAGGAGCGTTCGCGGCCGATGGGGCTGTCGTATCAGGTGGCGGCGCGCGTGCGGGACGAGGTGCCGCTGTTCGAGCGTGTGGCGACGATTCGCGGGGTGCCGCTGTCGCTGGGCACGCGCGGCGACGCGGTGAAGGTGCAGGGCGAGGCGGTGTCGAGCGACTACTTCACCACCCTGCGAACCCCGTTCTCGTTAGGGCGCGGCTTCACCGCGCAGGAGGATTCGGGGAGCGGCGCGCACCCGGTTGCGGTGCTCAGCGACTACGCGTGGCGCACCTGGATGGGCGCCGATCCGGCGGTGGTGGGGAAGGCGATCACGGTGAACGGGATGCCGCTCACCGTGATCGGGGTGACGGCGCCGCAGTTCAACGGCGCTGACATCGACGACCAGATCCAGGCGTTGTGGATCCCATCGGCGATGATCACCACGCTCATCCCCGACTGGAAGTGGATGCTCACCGATGCGTCCAGCAGCAACATTCGGGCGATTGCGCGGCTCCGTTCGATCAACGATCGCGAGCAAGCCAACGCGGCGCTGCAGCGGCTGTCCTCCACGATTGCGGCGGCCGACACGGCGCAGCCCAAGGGGTGGACGTTGCGCACGTACGACGCGTCGGCGGGACTTCCGGCGGGCGCCGTGCGGCAGATCGTCCCGCTGGCGGCGCTGTCGCTGGCGGTGACGGGGCTCATTCTCCTCATCTGCTGCGCCAATGTGAGCAACTTGATGCTGGCGCGTGCGCTGTCACGCCAGCGCGAAATCGCATCCCGCCTGTCGATCGGGGCGTCGCGCTGGCGTATCGTGCGGCAGTTGCTCACCGAGTCGGTGGTACTGTCGCTGGTGGCCAGCGCGGTCGGGCTGCTCCTGGCGACATGGGGGTCCGACCTGGTGCTGGCCACGGCGCTTCCACTGCCGCTCGATCTCTCGCTCGACTGGCGCGTCTTTGGGGTGAGTGCGGCGCTCGCGCTTTCGGTGGGCGTGTTGTTCGGACTGGCGCCGGCGCTGCACGCCACGCGCGGAGGGACGGCCGAGGTGTTGCGGCAATCGGCGACGGGTGGCGATGGACGGCGTTCACGGTTGCAGGGCGGTCTGGTGGTGGCGCAGGTCGCGCTCTCGCTGCTGTTGCTGACCATGTCGGGGTTGTTCCTGCGGTCGCTGGACAAGGCGCAGCGACTCGACCTGGGCTTCGATGCGTCGGAGCGAGTGCTGGCAGTCGCGTTTGACCTCGGGTTGCAGCGCTACGATTCAGCGCGCGCCAGGATGTTCAGCGACCAATTGGTGGCGCAAGCCAAGGCGATGCCTGGGGTCGAGACGGTGACGCTCACGTCGCTCCTGCCGCTGTCGGAGTGGTCGACGGCGAGCGTTCACACGCAGCGTGCCGAGGGGGCGGAGCCATCGGCGGAGGTGTTGGCGTCGCTGTCGGTCGTTGCCCCCTCGTTCTTCCGCACCGTCTCGCAGGGATTGGTGGCGGGGCGTGACTTCGGCGAGGGTGACGTCGCGACGTCGCTGCCGGTGGCGATTGTCACCGAACGCTTTGCCCGCGAGCAGCTCGGCGGCAAGGCGTTAGGCGCACGGCTGAGTACCAACGGCGCCAACGGACCGTGGCTCACGGTGGTCGGGGTGGTGCGCGACGCGGTGCAGGCCTTGAATGCACCGGCCCCGAGCGGGGTGTATGTCCCACTGCGCCAGCGACCGTCGTCGGGGCTGACGATGCTGGTGCGGACCAAGTCCGGCAATGCGAGTGCGTTAGCGCCGGCGCTGCGCGATGCCATCCGGGCGATGGACCCGGCGCTACCGGTGCACCGCCTGGAGACGATGGCCCGGGTGCGCGAGGCGGCCACGCGCGAGCAGCGCGGCGGGGCGACGGTGCTGGCAATCTTCGGCGCGCTGGCGCTCGTCCTCGCTGCGGTCGGGCTGCATGGCGTGATGCTGTTCACGGTGCGCCAGCGCACGCGCGAGATCGGCATTCGCATGGCGCTGGGGGCGACGCGGCGCGCAGTGGTGGGGATCTTCATCCGGCGCGGGGTGCGCCTGACGATGGTGGGAGGGGCCGTGGGGATCGTGCTCGCCCTGGGCGCTACGCAGCTGCTGCGTTCGCTCCTCTTCGGGGTGGCGCCCACCGACGCGTTCACCTTCCTGGCCGTCTCGCTCCTGTTCCTGGTGGTGGCGCTCGTGGCCAGCTGGCTTCCGGCACGGCGTGCCGCGCTGGTCGACCCGGTGACGGCGATGCGCGCGGAGTAGCGACGCGCCGAGTCGCGACGCGCGGAGTCGCGATGCGCCGAGTCGCGCTACGCGCGCCACGGGCGGAGCCGTCTGGCGAGGTGCCAGCGGAGGGGCGAGCTTGTC comes from Gemmatimonadota bacterium and encodes:
- a CDS encoding DUF4198 domain-containing protein produces the protein MRTLARATGLSALAIIVAAGVLAAHDMFLRPATHFAAERSTVLVRLLNGTFSKSENSITRDRLVDVAIVSPSGRAALDTAQWSIAGDTSTFTLTTGAAGTYVLGTSTRPRILGLPPKDFNQYLADDGMPDELAARKKDGTISQPSKERYHKHVKALVQVGARPDSGYKTVLGYPAEIVPLQNPYVLKVGASLEVRVLVDGKTVANQFIQYGGRTPTEERVAQRTTRSNAQGIARIPLDRVGTYYVKFIDMQRLKGDADANYESKWATLTFAVR
- a CDS encoding TonB-dependent receptor, with translation MRLTPISLLLVLALASRGARVDAQTSRDSSTHLDSTRVPSLRPIRVLGRVDELRGFASTASQGHVGAADLRLRPLMREGELLESVPGLIVTQHSGDGKSNQLFVRGFNLDHGTDFSTKVEGMPVNMASHAHGQGYTDLNFIIPELVEFIDYRLGNYHAAIGDFGSAGGAEFQLRRSLDRPFLSVGAGEFGYTRAAGGASIDLGRGSLLLGGEAKRYDGPWRFEQQLRKFSALARYAVARGRSRVSVLGMAYRNDWDASDQIPMRTVTDGTLDRFGQVDPSLGGASSRYSLSAQWDRAGARSVQQVQLFGIASTLDLYSNFTYFLENEYAGDQFNQREGRTTIGLNATHKQPLSAGGVEHLFTLGLQHRSDLVDDIGLHRTRDRVRTGTIRQDDVAERATGLYLEMESRWRPRLRTVLGVRGDAYSFDVRSVLAANSGTRSAGIASPKASLIIAPTSNSELYLSGGLGFHSNDARGTVISVDPTTGESAQRVNPLVRSKGAELGLRVSPNSQWRSTVALWALALDSELLFVGDGGTTEPTDGSRRSGITFANYYRPIAQLSLDADVSFARARLRDVAPDADHIPGALERVVAAGITWSSAGGGPFASLRVRHFGAYPLIETNAVRAAATTLVNAASGLTVGGVRIQLSILNLLGTKASDIQYYYASRLRGEPAGGVQDIHFHPVEPRQLRLALVRGL
- a CDS encoding ABC transporter permease, with amino-acid sequence MDQLLTDIRFAARQIVRAPGFTFVAVLTLALGIGANSALYSVADALIRRPRPGVGESSSLVWIAATSEERSRPMGLSYQVAARVRDEVPLFERVATIRGVPLSLGTRGDAVKVQGEAVSSDYFTTLRTPFSLGRGFTAQEDSGSGAHPVAVLSDYAWRTWMGADPAVVGKAITVNGMPLTVIGVTAPQFNGADIDDQIQALWIPSAMITTLIPDWKWMLTDASSSNIRAIARLRSINDREQANAALQRLSSTIAAADTAQPKGWTLRTYDASAGLPAGAVRQIVPLAALSLAVTGLILLICCANVSNLMLARALSRQREIASRLSIGASRWRIVRQLLTESVVLSLVASAVGLLLATWGSDLVLATALPLPLDLSLDWRVFGVSAALALSVGVLFGLAPALHATRGGTAEVLRQSATGGDGRRSRLQGGLVVAQVALSLLLLTMSGLFLRSLDKAQRLDLGFDASERVLAVAFDLGLQRYDSARARMFSDQLVAQAKAMPGVETVTLTSLLPLSEWSTASVHTQRAEGAEPSAEVLASLSVVAPSFFRTVSQGLVAGRDFGEGDVATSLPVAIVTERFAREQLGGKALGARLSTNGANGPWLTVVGVVRDAVQALNAPAPSGVYVPLRQRPSSGLTMLVRTKSGNASALAPALRDAIRAMDPALPVHRLETMARVREAATREQRGGATVLAIFGALALVLAAVGLHGVMLFTVRQRTREIGIRMALGATRRAVVGIFIRRGVRLTMVGGAVGIVLALGATQLLRSLLFGVAPTDAFTFLAVSLLFLVVALVASWLPARRAALVDPVTAMRAE